The following are from one region of the Hippocampus zosterae strain Florida chromosome 9, ASM2543408v3, whole genome shotgun sequence genome:
- the LOC127607344 gene encoding uncharacterized protein LOC127607344, which produces MERVQPFVSLIEFYFEIGLKYKDIKSVLDVKYGFQISERHLKRVLNQRGLFRRKTFNDLAVLVDFIRNQLQHSGQLHGYRWMYSKCREYGLLVRKEDVRLVLKELDPRGVSLRQARRLRRRNYFSKGPNFIWHMDSYDKLKPFGICINGAIDGFSRKIMWLNAYITSSDPKLIGGYYIDVVHRLGGCPRIVRADLGTENGHVKGFQRFLVPIPPGSTLDSYLDGASSANQRIEYWWRFLRSQCMEFWLSLFTDLRDNGFFDGGFLDKNILQFCCMGLIQDELDDTALVWNSHLIRPSKNMNVPSGRPNVMYTLPELYGTTDFLSPVDNEQVQLCKSQCVFRLTMPCDPDVFALCAFLMAQSDLMPPKDPFQAVNLYLHLREALTAMV; this is translated from the exons atggagcgtgttcaaccgttcgtgagtttaatagaattttactttgaaatcggcttgaaatacaaagacattaaatctgttcttgatgttaagtacggtttccaaataagtgaaagacatttgaagcgagtgctgaaccaaagaggactatttcgtcggaaaacgttcaatgacttggcagtcctggttgacttcattcgcaaccaattgcagcattccggacaactacacggttacaggtggatgtacagtaagtgcagagaatatggacttcttgtcaggaaagaggacgttcgtctggtcctgaaagagttggatccgagaggagtgtcgttaaggcaagcaagacgtttgagacggcgaaactacttctccaaagggcccaattttatatggcacatggactcctatgacaaactgaaaccatttggaatttgtatcaatggggctattgatggtttttcaaggaaaataatgtggctcaatgcctacataactagtagtgacccgaagttgattgggggttactacatcgacgttgtgcaccgtttggggggttgtcctcgaatcgttcgagctgatcttgggactgaaaatggtcacgtcaaaggctttcagcgtttcctcgtgccaataccgccaggcagcactcttgacagttacttggatggagccagcagcgccaatcaaagaattgaatattggtggcggtttcttcgcagccagtgcatggagttctggttatccctcttcacagacctcagagacaatggcttctttgatggtggatttctggacaaaaacatcctacaattttgttgcatgggacttattcag gatgagttggatgacacggccttagtttggaacagccatctcatcaggccctcaaagaacatgaatgtccccagtggtcggcccaacgtgatgtatacgttacctgaactttatggtacaacggacttcctctccccggttgacaatgaacaagttcaactgtgcaaaagccagtgtgtgtttcgtttgaccatgccttgtgatccagatgtatttgcattgtgtgcttttttaatggcccagtccgatctaatgccaccaaaagatccatttcaggctgtgaacttgtatttacacctcagagaggccctcaccgcta tggtgtga
- the LOC127607346 gene encoding translocon-associated protein subunit alpha-like, protein MFTFGSKVVLLLLLAFPCGLISMGRVSANTESAEDVDPDASVDEEEEDEEEEMPVEEDQIQSSARDDDDSEGDDKMLTSHADADTTIVFTTGEEFPANEIVRFLVGFTNKGSQDFTVDSLEATFRYPQDFQFYVQNFTALPLSTVVHPGAQASFEYSFIPAQPMAGRPFGLVILLNYHDTEGIVFQTAIYNQTVTIIEKEEGLDGETVFMYIFLTGLVALMLFAMYQVLESRTKKRIPVKLEKGTGGMNDVDISWIPQETLNVMNKASPKTSPRKRAKRAAGVDQ, encoded by the exons ATGTTCACTTTTGGATCAAAAGTGGTGTTGCTGCTCCTCCTGGCTTTCCCCTGCGGCTTGATATCCATGG GCCGAGTGTCCGCCAATACTGAATCTGCCGAGGACGTAGACCCAGATGCATCTGtcgatgaggaggaagaagatgaagaagaagagatgCCGGTGGAGGAAGACCAGATCCAAAGCTCGGCAC GGGATGACGACGACTCTGAAGGAGATGATAAAATGTTAACATCTCACGCTGATGCCGACACAACCATTGTCTTCACGACAGGAGAAG AGTTTCCCGCTAATGAAATTGTGAGGTTTCTGGTGGGCTTCACCAATAAGGGAAGTCAGGATTTCACCGTTGATTCCTTAGAAGCAACCTTCCGTTACCCTCAGGACTTCCAGTTCTACGTTCAGAAC TTCACAGCTTTGCCTCTGAGCACGGTGGTTCATCCGGGCGCGCAAGCCTCCTTCGAATACTCTTTCATCCCAGCTCAGCCCATGGCCGGTCGTCCATTTGGTCTTGTTATTCTCCTCAACTATCATGACACCGAG GGCATTGTGTTTCAGACGGCCATTTACAACCAGACTGTCACCATCATTGAGAAAGAAGAAGGCCTGGATGGTGAAAC AGTGTTTATGTACATCTTCCTTACCGGCCTGGTGGCGCTGATGCTCTTTGCGATGTACCAGGTACTGGAATCACGGACG AAAAAGAGAATCCCGGTAAAGTTAGAGAAGGGCACCGGCGGAATGAACGATGTGGACATCAGCTGGATTCCTCAGGAGACTCTCAATGTCATGA ACAAAGCTTCCCCCAAAACTTCGCCACGGAAACGAGCCAAGCGGGCAGCTGGAGTGGATCAATAA
- the LOC127607348 gene encoding neuritin-like produces the protein MIMGLFTSTKIEEILCFALVFLSIPVVVDSSDVNCENVYKDFSDCVLELGESMDNYQENVTSERGVAAVCSHWEAFHTCALTALSDCQQEVSSIWETLRQDSRKMRFQGSLFDLCSPSSSPSMRSPVAALTLPLTAMLLTTGPRWSFM, from the exons ATGATAATGGGATTGTTCACGTCGACCAAGATCGAGGAGATACTCTGCTTTGCTCTAG TGTTCCTGTCCATCCCCGTGGTGGTAGATTCATCAGATGTGAATTGTGAGAATGTTTACAAGGACTTCTCGGACTGTGTCCTGGAGCTGGGGGAGAGCATGGACAACTATCAGGAAAACGTGACCAGTGAGAGGGGAGTGGCGGCTGTGTGCAG CCACTGGGAAGCTTTCCACACGTGTGCCCTGACGGCGCTGTCCGACTGCCAGCAGGAGGTCAGTTCCATCTGGGAGACTCTGAGGCAGGACTCCCGAAAGATGCGCTTTCAGGGaagcttgtttgacttgtgtaGTCCCAGTTCATCTCCAAGCATGAGGTCACCTGTTGCGGCGCTGACCCTGCCGCTCACGGCCATGTTGCTCACCACCGGGCCCAGATGGTCCTTCATGTAA